CGCCGGCATGGATTGGTCTCTTACCTGGGACTCCCGCTGATCGCCAAAGACGAGGTCCTGGGAGTGCTTTCGTTCTACACCAAACAGGAGCATTCGTTCGGCGACGAAGAGGTCGAGTTTCTTTCCACGCTCGCCGATCAGGCGGCGATCGCGATTCAGAATTCCCAGCTCTACGAAGAGATCCGGGCGTCGCGCGACGCGCTCGAGCGGGCCAATCAGGTCAAAGAGGAATTTTTGAGCGTCATGTCGCACGAGCTGAGGACGCCTCTGAACGCGATCCTGGGCTATACCGAGATGGTCAAAGAAGGATTGCAGGGCGAGATCAATCCCGAGCAGGAGAGATCCTTGGAAAAAGTGGTCCGGCGCACCCGGGAGCTGCTCACCATGATCAACGGCATCCTGCAAGTCACTTCGATGAAAGCGCCGGCGATCAAAGCCGAGAGACGGGAATTCGATCTCGCGAGCTTCCTCGACGAGGTCAGGTCGGGGTACGAGTTTCCCTCGGACAAGGAAATCCGCTTTCATTGGGATTACGGGGATCTGCCGGTGATCGAGAGCGACCCGGAGAAGCTCAAACATATCCTCCAGAACCTCATCAACAACGCCGTCAAGTTTACCGACAAGGGAGAGGTGACCGTATCGGTGCGGGTTCAAGAAGGCGACAGGCGAGAGGCAACAGGCAAAAACAAAGATGGAGAAGGACCGCTTTGGCCTCACGCCTTTGTGGAGTTTACGGTGACGGATACGGGGATCGGAATTTCCGAGGAGATGTTGCCGGTGATCTTCGAGAAGTTCCGCCAGGTGGACGGCTCGGAGACCCGAACCTACGGCGGCGTAGGTCTCGGCCTCTATATCGTGAAGCAGTTCACCGAGCAGCTCGGCGGCAAGATCGAGGTCGAAAGCGCGCCCGGCAGCGGCTCGAGGTTTATCGTGACCATACCGAGCATCTCCCGAAGATCAGTAAGCAGTAAAAAGAACTCAATAAGCGGCAACCCGTTGATCGGCTGATATCCGCTTTCTTATCTGCTTACTGCCGACCGGCGTACCGGTTTACACCGGCATCACGTCGTGTTTTTTTCTCGGCCGCTCTTCTTTCTTCGAGCGTAAAATTTCTAGGGATTGGATCAGGCGCCGCCGGGTTTCGGCCGGCCGCATCACGGCGTGAGCGAACTGCTTCGCCAGCGCCTCGAATGGACCGCTGAATCGCTCGCCGTACTCCGCCAGCTTTTCGCGCCGCGTCTTTTCCGGGTCGGGCGACTGCTCGATCTCTTTCTTGTAAAGGACGTTTACCGCTCCGCCGCCGCCCATCACCGCCAGCTCCACTCCGGGCCAGACGAGCAACTGGTCGGCGCCCATCTCGCGCGTGCACATCGCCTGCTTCGCGCCGCCGTAGCCTTTGCGCAGCACGACGGTGATCTTGGGCACGGTTGCCTCGGCATAGGCGTAGAGCAGCTTCGCGCCGTGGCGG
This window of the Candidatus Binatia bacterium genome carries:
- a CDS encoding ATP-binding protein: MSLLPIKVLVVEDNPGDARLLREALAEMARTRFDWTHVDRLAEALRRLEEERFDIILLDLSLPDAQGLDAVVWAHGQVPHLPIVVLTGLENEELAVEALRQGAQDYLVKGKVDGNLLSRSIRYAIERKRAEEQIQESLRRLRALREIERATTSTLDLHRVLDVLLQKIDLLLPYAATTVRLFNTATGLLEPIACRNLSENEWKSEPGRRGRGIPNVVFENKAPWTVRDLQVEPRVRDPEFFRRHGLVSYLGLPLIAKDEVLGVLSFYTKQEHSFGDEEVEFLSTLADQAAIAIQNSQLYEEIRASRDALERANQVKEEFLSVMSHELRTPLNAILGYTEMVKEGLQGEINPEQERSLEKVVRRTRELLTMINGILQVTSMKAPAIKAERREFDLASFLDEVRSGYEFPSDKEIRFHWDYGDLPVIESDPEKLKHILQNLINNAVKFTDKGEVTVSVRVQEGDRREATGKNKDGEGPLWPHAFVEFTVTDTGIGISEEMLPVIFEKFRQVDGSETRTYGGVGLGLYIVKQFTEQLGGKIEVESAPGSGSRFIVTIPSISRRSVSSKKNSISGNPLIG